The Pungitius pungitius chromosome 8, fPunPun2.1, whole genome shotgun sequence genome has a window encoding:
- the wnt2ba gene encoding wingless-type MMTV integration site family, member 2Ba, translating to MKTSDMFSLMKSRRAADSCGAMGNRNRTKSPHHSKPIKIYFTFILLLLVFTPRVDSSWWYIGALGARVICDNIPGLVNKQRQLCQRHPDLMQSIGEGAKEWIKECQHQFRHHRWNCSTLDRDHTVFGRVMLRSSREAAFVYAISSAGVVYAITRACSQGELKICNCDGHKRGRAADHRGNFDWGGCSDNVNYGTKFAKAFIDARERMVKDARALMNLHNNRCGRMAVKRFMKLECKCHGISGSCSLRTCWLAMSDFRRTGDYLRKKYNEAVEVTMNQDGTGFTVADVDFKGSTKNELVYVENSPDYCLADRSAGSLGTAGRVCNRSSRGTDGCEVMCCGRGYDTTRVKRVTKCECKFKWCCAVECSQCEDLVDVHTCKPHKRPDWLDIT from the exons ATGAAAACAAGCGACATGTTTTCTCTGATGAAATCTCGGAGAGCAGCAGACAGCTGCGGGGCCATGGGGAACAGAAACAGGACGAAATCCCCACATCACTCCAAACCAATCAAAATTTACTTCACTTTTATTTTGCTCCTGCTCGTTTTTACCCCGAGGGTGGATTCATCGTGGTG GTACATCGGAGCCCTGGGTGCTCGGGTGATCTGCGACAACATCCCCGGCCTGGTGAACAAGCagcggcagctgtgccagcggCACCCGGACCTCATGCAGTCCATCGGCGAGGGGGCCAAGGAGTGGATCAAAGAGTGCCAGCACCAGTTCAGACACCACCGCTGGAACTGCAGCACGCTGGACCGGGACCACACCGTGTTTGGCAGGGTGATGCTGAGAA GCAGCCGCGAGGCGGCGTTCGTGTACGCAATCTCTTCGGCGGGGGTGGTCTACGCCATCACCAGGGCCTGCAGTCAGGGGGAGCTGAAGATCTGCAACTGCGACGGCCACAAGCGGGGGCGCGCCGCCGACCACAGGGGCAATTTCGACTGGGGCGGATGCAGCGACAACGTCAACTACGGCACCAAATTCGCCAAGGCCTTCATCGACGCCCGGGAGAGGATGGTGAAAGACGCCCGGGCGCTGATGAACCTGCACAACAACCGGTGCGGACGGATG GCAGTGAAGCGCTTCATGAAGCTGGAGTGCAAGTGTCACGGGATCAGCGGCTCCTGTTCCCTGAGGACCTGCTGGCTGGCGATGTCCGACTTCAGGCGGACGGGGGACTACCTGCGCAAGAAGTACAACGAGGCCGTCGAGGTGACCATGAACCAGGACGGGACGGGCTTCACGGTGGCCGACGTGGACTTCAAGGGGAGCACCAAGAACGAGTTGGTGTACGTGGAGAACTCGCCGGATTACTGTCTCGCCGACCGCTCGGCAG GCTCCTTGGGCACAGCGGGCCGAGTGTGCAACAGGTCCTCCCGGGGCACAGACGGCTGCGAGGTCATGTGCTGTGGGCGGGGCTACGACACCACACGCGTCAAACGCGTCACCAAGTGCGAGTGCAAGTTCAAGTGGTGCTGCGCCGTGGAATGCAGCCAATGCGAGGACCTGGTGGACGTCCACACCTGCAAGCCCCACAAGAGGCCCGATTGGCTGGACATTACCTAA
- the st7l gene encoding suppressor of tumorigenicity 7 protein-like, protein MEDTAGSNPQSLGFTEKLKSWLSWSWTYVCFIWFGMVLIMIYVLWSPLKLQESLTSASVFLNTLTPKFYVALTGTSSLISGLILIFEWWYFRKYGTSFIEQVSVSHLRPLLGGVESSSATGLFASVNGEAEPRPSVSECKVWRNPLNLFRGAEYNRYTWVTGKEPLTYYDMNLSAQDHQTFFTGDTPQLKPEDTVMQKAWRERNPQARIRAAYQAIEMNQECAAAYVLLAEEEATTITEAERLFKKALSIAGKDINLLVYIKRRLAMCARKLGRIKEAVKMMRDLMKEFPLLGMLNIHENLLEALLELQAYADVQAVLAKYDDISLPKSATICYTSALLKARAVSDKFSPEAASRRGLSTAEMNAVEAIHRAVEFNPHVPKYLLEMKSLILPPEHILKRGDSEAVAYAFFHLQHWKRAEGALNLLHCTWEGTFRIIPYPLEKGHLFYPYPGCTETADRELLPSFHEVSVYPKKELPFFILFTAGLCSFTAMLAMLTHQFPELMGVFAKAFFSTLFAPLGFFADKMESFMPSSFWHQLTRI, encoded by the exons ATGGAGGACACCGCTGGCAGTAATCCCCAATCTCTCGGATTTACAGAGAAATTAAAGTCTTGGCTCTCTTGGTCATGGACCTACGTGTGCTTCATTTGGTTCGGCATGGTGTTGATCATGATATACGTCCTGTGGAGCCCGCTGAAACTGCAGGAATCTCTCACCTCAG CCTCGGTGTTTTTGAATACACTGACCCCCAAATTCTATGTGGCTCTCACCGGAACCTCTTCTCTAATCTCTGGACTCATCCTT ATATTTGAGTGGTGGTATTTTCGTAAATACGGGACCTCGTTCATTGAACAAGTGTCAGTGAGCCACCTGCGTCCTCTTCTGGGCGGAGTGGAGAGCAGCTCCGCCACCGGTCTGTTCGCGTCGGTTAACGGAGAGGCAGAGCCTCGGCCCAGTGTGTCAG AGTGTAAGGTCTGGAGGAACCCTTTGAATCTGTTCAGAGGAGCAGAAtacaacag GTACACCTGGGTAACCGGGAAGGAACCCTTGACATACTATGATATGAACCTGTCAGCTCAAGACCATCAGACCTTCTTCACAGGAGACACTCCACAGTTGAAACCAGAAGATactg TGATGcagaaagcctggagggagagaAATCCTCAAGCCAGGATCAGAGCAGCTTATCAGGCCATAGAAATGAACCAGGA ATGTGCTGCAGCCTACGTGCTTTTAGCAGAGGAGGAAGCCACAACCATCACAGAAGCTGAGCGCCTCTTCAAAAAAGCCCTTAGTATTG CTGGGAAAGACATCAACTTGCTGGTGTACATTAAACGCAGACTGGCAATGTGTGCGCGCAAGCTGGGTCGGATTAAAGAAGCTGTGAAAATGATGAGAGAT TTAATGAAGGAGTTCCCACTTCTGGGAATGTTAAATATACACGAAAACCTCTTGGAGGCCCTTCTAGAGCTTCAGGCATATGCCGATGTCCAAGCGGTCCTCGCCAAATATGATG ACATCAGCTTGCCAAAATCAGCCACTATATGCTACACATCTGCACTGTTGAAAGCGCGGGCTGTATCAGATAA GTTCTCGCCAGAGGCCGCGTCTCGGCGAGGGCTGAGCACGGCGGAGATGAATGCTGTGGAGGCCATACACAGAGCCGTCGAGTTCAATCCACACGTGCCAAAG TACTTATTAGAGATGAAGAGCCTGATCCTCCCTCCGGAGCACATCTTGAAGAGGGGCGACAGCGAGGCCGTGGCGTACGCGTTCTTCCACCTGCAGCACTGGAAGAGGGCAGAGGGCGCCTTGAACCTCCTGCACTGCACCTGGGAGGGCA CCTTCCGGATAATTCCCTACCCTCTGGAGAAGGGTCACCTGTTTTACCCCTACCCAGGGTGCACAGAAACAGCAGACAGGGAACTACTGCCCT cATTCCACGAGGTGTCTGTGTACCCGAAGAAAGAGCTtcccttcttcatcctcttcacagcAGGCCTTTGCTCCTTCACTGCCATGCTGGCCATGCTCACGCATCAGTTCCCCGAGCTCATGGGTGTCTTCGCCAAAGCG ttCTTCAGCACACTCTTTGCGCCCCTGGGTTTCTTCGCAGACAAGATGGAAAGCTTCATGCCGTCCAGCTTTTGGCACCAGCTGACTCGAATCTGA